In Lolium perenne isolate Kyuss_39 chromosome 5, Kyuss_2.0, whole genome shotgun sequence, the sequence GCCATACGTTTAGCCAGCACTATAGCAGTAAACTTTGTGTCAGAATCACAGTTAATTCCCCTTGCAAAGAGAGTGAGTTCCGACGATCTGTTATTCTGTTATGTTAACCCTAGAATGAAGTTTTTTGCATAACTGTACGGATACGATGGTTTATATTCTCAACCGTGACCACATACTGACAGTGTGGCTCTTCCTATCAAACAGATGGAGTTCTGCATCTGCCTGCTGCTCACGATCCTCGGCTACATCCCCGGCATCATCTACGCGGTCTATGTGCTCGTCGCCCTCGACCGGGACGATTACCAGAGGGAATACTATGCTGTTGCTTAGCCCAGTGTAACTCTGTGATATCTTCGGCCTTGGCATGAATCCGCCTTATCAAACTTGTATACTGTGTAATTTTCATCTGGATTATTTGGCATGGCTTTGTGCTATATAAACTGGTCCTACCTCCCTGGTCTCTTGTGGTTCGGTCCGCCCTTTCTGCAGTCTGTTCCAATGTTTAAACTGTGGTCCGGTTTCAGTGTTGTGTAGTTCTGATGCAACTGAATAAACTTCAACCCTTTGGGTTTATTATTGGTGTGTGATGTGGTATTGCCGGCCAACACTTGTATCTATGCATAACAGACATTCCAATGCCAGTGTTTTCTTCTTCATCTGCTTCTTCAGTTGAGCCAACCTTATGTATGAATCAGTTTAACCTGATTGCTGATAGGGGTGAACTATACCACCCTTGTATTACATGTGTTATTTAGATACTTGTTACAGGTTCTGTTCGGGGGTATCGTTTCGAAAAGCTGACAAGTTACCATTAAACTAGCACCAGCTCATCTTCGACATATCATAGGCATGCATTTTGTAAACCATGAGGTCAGCGTGCTGTCTGCCTGCATCTTGATTCTTGATGGCTGCGCCGCTGCGGCATTTGCTCGGTTGTTTCATTAGTTTTGCCGGCTGCTGGCATCGTTCTATAGGTTGATttcttgatgatgatgatggtggtggtggtggtggtgttggtggtgatTCGATATGGTTTTGGTGGGTGCATTTGCTCCTCGGTTTCGTTTGCTCAAAGGTCCTTTCTGGCCCGTGTGTATTATTTGTGTGGCTCGACGGTTCCGATGGACAATGCTGTATAATCAAGGGAACTAGAAAATTCGTTGGCACTGTTGTATTTGTACACTCCTTCCGTTTTAAAATAAGTGACAGCAAGTTTATTTAGATTCGTATGTATTTAATACATTCCACCAAAACATGTCTGCATATATGTATATTTAGATAAATTTACAATAGTTATTTTAAAACGGAGGGAGTAGGCAACATGAAGCGTTAAGTCAATCATCGCAGGACGGACGGGCATGATTAGGAACCGATGAGTGGAATCTTTGCACGGGAATCGATCGTGATTCGTGTGGTTAGCGTAACAAACACGGACTCGGCAGGGCATCGTAGTGGGAGGAAATAGCAAGATCACACCACTTGTTGGTGCTATTTTTGCAAAGAACCACAACCATAGTTTGTTGTTGTAAGGAACACCATATTTTATTTTAATTATTTGCACAGAACATAAAAGTAATTAAGCATCTTGATGGTCAATCTGTTAGCTAGGCTTACTGTTACGCGGGCAATTCCTCTCGGTCTGCCGCATCATCAGTTGGACCGGCCCAACTGCCGTTTTTTTTGTTTCATTTCCGATTTTCCTTTCTTATGTTTATTTTTTCTAATTTTCAAAATTAGAATATTTTTAAAAATTGCATATTTTTAAAAGCCAACCAATTTTTAAACATTTTTTGTAATAGTAAACTATTTTATAAAACACTATGAACTACCCATGCATATTATCAacacatactacctccatcccaaggcttatgCCATCCTTTCTCATCAGATGGTGACAAAGTACCTCAGGCAGTCATCGGGGTCGTCGCTCCTGTCGATAAGGCGCTGCTGTCCAAGGTACTCCGCTACCTTCACGGCCTtcgtggcctcctcctcctcctcgtcctcctcctcattcACCTCCGGCTTCAGGACGAGGAGGGGTTCGCGGAACTCGCGCGTCTCTGCTGCTGCCGCACTGGTTCGCGGATTATGATTCCGCCACTTAGTAAGTCCCATTGCATTGACACGGAAGTTTAAACCGTGCCGAAGAGCGAGGTGAAGGAGTACACGACACCGCCCCCAAATCGGAGACGCGGCGGCGAAATCACAATCCGCGAACCGGCGCGGCAGCAGCAGAGACACGCGGGTTCCGGCGACAGGACCCTCATGGTcctgaagccggaggtgaaggaggaggaggaggaggaggggcgaaGGTATTGGAGTATCTTGGATGACCAGTCGGCACCGGTGCTGTGTGTCTTTGTGCTGCGCTACTGACCTCCATCCATACACCTGGCCGAGGCGGGTTGCGGTTGCCACTCAGCGTGTTCTATGTGCCGACTTGGGTGGACGCCGTGCTCTATGTGCAACTGCATGCGGAACCCCTTTTCCGTCAGGGCAATGCTACCGGAAGATCCAGCCGCATGCGTGGTGGTTTCAGTCCGGACATGCACCAAATTTCCAAGTGGATAATCCATAGACTACGAACTTTTGTCTATGAGAACGACGCTTGCTGATTTCATCCTCTTTGACTCTTTGTTGTTGGTTGAACCTAGCCATGTTGAAGCGAGCCATTCGATCTTTTTTATTTGGCGGGCAACGAGCCATCGATCTTTGACCTTACAACGAAATGAATTTGTCAAAACAAAGTTTTAGACGCAAAGATGATGAACATTTTGTGTGATGGTTAGTGGCTTTGGAAGGAACTTTATAGCCAGAAGCAAAGGCTTGTGGGCCAATATCCTCCGAGCAAAATATCGTGCAAACCAAGACCTGCCCGTAGACAGCGAGCAGTAATTGCGGAGAAGGGTCCTGTGACAACCCAcgaccccaaccctagccgccacacccACCGCACCctctcctcccgccgccgccgccggtggcgctgaaaggtcgagatgtcgcctagaggggggggggggtgaataggcaattacaaactcttgcggatttgtcttgtatgaatgcggaattaaactatcgtttagtttacaagcacaaaccctaaatatgctaagctcaactaagtgtaacaatagcaactagagctaagcaagataggcacaagatatatgaagcacaagtgatagcaagatatatgtacttcaagcacgatggctatcacaaggaaagagagctcgggtacagaaataaccgaggcacgcggagacgaggatgtattcccgtgttcccttgctttgcaacaaggtacgtcacgtttggaggagtggaggtcccacgaaggattccccgcgccacgaaggctcaccctattctccgaaccacacccacgaaggataatggccctttccttatggttagcttttcctccgctccggagatggcaagctccacaaccacttcacaagctccacgaaggagaagcccgggcctcttcacaatcttcttgaagagatcaccggagcaccaatcaccaagccaactaggaggtcaccctccaagagtaacaagctcacggtctctcactcgaacaaatcgtggtggagagctcaacactatgcaatgatgcaaagcaagaacaccggaggtgtctgtccttcacactcaaatcccaccaaagcaacgaatgctaggatgagattggagtggaagaacaagggggaaagtcaaccaaagactccaagatctagatcccaagagattccctcacttagagaagaaatggtttggtggaagtgtagatctagatctcctctctcaaatcctcaaatatgagcaagaatggttggaggaatcaagggggagagcaagttcttcaaatagcaacaatggaggtgagagaatgggaagaactgagtgctcaaggtggaagaaggggtatttatagtctagggagaaaaataaccgttggggagaaaaccgGGTGAAAAACGGCTCAAAAACGAGTAAAAAAGACAGCCCAGCCAAGAGCCGGCCGACCGAGCTCGGGCCGGAGAGGCCGGTGGCCTGCCCGGCcggaccggcccaccgaccgggctGGGCGTAGGCGCGCTTGGGCGGCAAATACACAGCCACGCGTGGGAGAAGCTCGCCGCGTGGGCCATGGCGGCCAAGAGCGCCGAGCGGCGCGGAGCCCGGGCCACGCGGGGGCGCGACGGGAGCGTGGGCCGGACGGGGTGGCGGCCCGGTTAAGTGTCCGGCCGGACCGGAGGAGGCGCCGGCAGGCCGGAGCCGGACCGGGCCCGAGACCGGTCGCGGGCCAAATGGCCACTGGACacggtccggatggcaccggtgccgGACCCGGTcgtggaccgggtgggccggtggctgggccggtcggccggccggctgcccttcccccttttttattttttttcttcttttctttttattcttttctctttttcctttttctttaataactaatgctcccgaactccgaatcgcatgaaaccaattttgtttggaagataacaacaaatgctatctcatagaaagtgaaaacccaagaatctttaggaggggattttatcatgaacataaaaggtagaaccttatatcatgaataaccggtaaaatcacccaacctcgaaaacgcaatagaagatgcatgcggaccctgctgatgaacttgggcttgttgtaaagctagcaacaagctcaagaacctcacaccgagaaataccaagaagcaataagaatatgcaaagtatgcaaaggattgagctccctaagacgatgtggtcaagttacccaaccgaaagcccctcttaatagtgcggctatctatcctataatccggtctcccatcaaccacctcgagaccggtaaaaggaaaacctatcaaggtcatacctttgccttgcgcatcgcatcacttgatcattgtcgcttcatgtatactcacaaatgctcccccatacactatgatgggaaagcttcattgatgcacatcttcacatgtccactatcaccaaatggacggcaagcttcaagcatgtgatccactcaagatgctcatcttgaacttgcccaaactcacccttgtatcttctcatactcacataagatagagcatggctaatattgagttccacataagaactccatcttcgtttcttcttcttgatcatatcacatatatatcttcat encodes:
- the LOC127302929 gene encoding hydrophobic protein OSR8, with the translated sequence MASRSCTFLEILLAIVLPPLGVFLHYGCCSMEFCICLLLTILGYIPGIIYAVYVLVALDRDDYQREYYAVA